A window from Salvia miltiorrhiza cultivar Shanhuang (shh) chromosome 2, IMPLAD_Smil_shh, whole genome shotgun sequence encodes these proteins:
- the LOC131007676 gene encoding G-type lectin S-receptor-like serine/threonine-protein kinase At4g27290, producing the protein MAFFFFTTIFCSLLHSISLLSLTVGAVNDNKLISNQTLVIGQTLVSQNQVFEMGFFSPGKSLNRFLGIWYTSTPEVVVWVANRNDPITASHAPLFMLSRNGSLVISNGKSIIWSASSSGVARNPVLQLLDSGNLVVVDNTMEGYLWQSFGYPTDTFLQGMKLVDDADSGVERYLTSWRNADDPSPGEFILRIENKGLPDMVTRRGTVKVYRMGKWNGLYFGGGPRLPNAMYKFFPVFRQERLISAEEPYDSTAVVRVTLDPSGTIMRHTLNAQKNKWNRAFTFPQDTCDEYGICGPNSICKSRTDSPVRCQCFKGFAPKFQNYWDLQDWSGGCTRTTPLNCHGEDGFLEVRGVKYPDMLSFWLNRSMSLDECKAECFKNCNCTAYANPFITNGGSGCLMWFTELIDTKELSAADSKQNIYIRVPVSELDSSTGLEAEEEEKKRPMKLILLSIASGVLISAFINGGVFLMARLKKREVKMNNEDLELPVIKMATIMQATNNFSTENMIGVGGFGPVYKGNMPSGEEIAVKRLSRCSHQGLEEFRNEVMVIANLQHRNLVRLLGCCIEEEERMLIYEYLQNKSLDLSLVDQYRRTQLTWPKRYEIIMGIARGLLYLHHDSRLKIIHRDLKTSNILLDGNLSPKISDFGLARIFEEDQSLARTKRVIGTYGYMAPEYAIDGKFSVKSDIFSLGVVLLEIISGKKNRGYGHSDHYLNLLGHVY; encoded by the exons ATGgcgttcttcttcttcactaCAATCTTCTGCTCCCTGCTTCACTCCATCTCCTTACTGAGTTTAACAGTTGGAGCTGTTAACGACAACAAACTTATTTCTAATCAAACTCTTGTTATTGGGCAGACTTTGGTTTCTCAAAACCAAGTTTTTGAAATGGGTTTTTTCTCACCTGGAAAATCTCTAAATAGATTCTTGGGAATATGGTACACGAGCACACCAGAAGTTGTAGTCTGGGTTGCAAACAGAAACGATCCCATCACTGCCTCACATGCACCACTTTTCATGCTTTCCAGAAATGGGAGTCTTGTTATAAGCAATGGCAAAAGCATTATCTGGTCCGCGAGTTCATCCGGGGTAGCAAGAAATCCAGTTTTACAGCTGCTGGATTCTGGAAACTTGGTTGTTGTAGACAACACAATGGAAGGCTACCTATGGCAGAGCTTTGGTTATCCAACTGACACCTTCTTGCAGGGGATGAAATTGGTCGATGATGCAGATTCAGGTGTGGAGAGATATTTGACATCATGGAGAAATGCTGATGACCCTTCTCCTGGGGAGTTCATACTCAGGATCGAAAACAAGGGCTTGCCTGACATGGTAACTCGAAGAGGGACGGTGAAAGTATACCGAATGGGAAAGTGGAATGGGTTATATTTTGGTGGTGGTCCACGCTTACCCAATGCCATGTACAAATTTTTTCCCGTTTTCAGACAAGAGAGGCTGATATCTGCAGAAGAGCCCTACGACAGCACGGCTGTCGTAAGAGTAACACTAGATCCATCAGGTACAATCATGCGCCATACgctgaatgcccaaaaaaacAAATGGAATCGTGCATTCACATTTCCTCAAGATACATGCGATGAATATGGTATTTGTGGTCCTAATAGTATTTGCAAATCTAGGACTGACAGCCCAGTTAGATGCCAGTGTTTCAAGGGATTTGCCCCTAAGTTTCAAAATTATTGGGACCTTCAAGATTGGTCGGGTGGATGCACTAGAACTACACCATTGAATTGCCATGGTGAAGATGGATTTCTAGAGGTTAGAGGGGTGAAATATCCTGACATGTTGAGTTTTTGGTTGAACAGAAGTATGAGCCTTGATGAGTGCAAAGCTGAGTGCTTTAAAAATTGTAATTGCACTGCTTATGCTAATCCGTTCATTACTAATGGAGGTAGTGGCTGCTTGATGTGGTTCACTGAACTCATTGATACCAAAGAACTTTCTGCAGCAGATAGCAAGCAGAATATCTACATCCGCGTGCCAGTTTCTGAACTAG ATTCTAGCACGGGTTtagaggcggaggaggaggagaagaaaagGCCTATGAAATTAATACTGTTATCAATTGCTTCTGGTGTTCTCATCTCAGCTTTTATCAATGGAGGTGTATTTTTAATGGCAAGACTAAAGAAGCGAG AAGTGAAAATGAATAATGAGGATCTAGAATTACCTGTGATCAAAATGGCTACTATTATGCAAGCAACAAATAATTTCTCCACGGAAAACATGATTGGAGTTGGAGGATTCGGTCCTGTTTACAAG GGGAACATGCCATCTGGAGAAGAAATCGCAGTCAAAAGATTATCCAGATGCTCACATCAGGGTCTCGAAGAGTTCAGAAACGAAGTTATGGTGATTGCAAACCTTCAACATAGAAACCTCGTTAGACTTTTGGGATGTTGCATTGAAGAAGAGGAAAGGATGTTAATCTATGAATACCTGCAGAATAAAAGTCTTGATCTTTCTCTTGTTG ATCAATATCGGAGAACACAGTTGACATGGCCTAAGCGTTATGAAATTATCATGGGAATCGCCAGGGGACTGTTATATCTCCATCATGATTCAAGATTAAAGATTATTCATAGGGATCTCAAAACGAGCAATATTTTACTAGACGGGAATTTAAGTCCAAAGATATCAGATTTCGGCTTGGCAAGAATATTTGAAGAGGATCAATCTCTTGCTAGAACAAAAAGAGTTATTGGGACATA TGGATATATGGCTCCCGAATATGCAATCGATGGAAAATTCTCTGTGAAATCTGACATCTTCAGTCTTGGAGTGGTTTTGTTGGAGATAATAAGCGGAAAAAAGAACAGAGGATATGGACACTCGGATCACTATCTTAACCTCTTGGGCCATGTATACTAA